Proteins encoded together in one Pseudoxanthobacter soli DSM 19599 window:
- a CDS encoding GMC family oxidoreductase, which yields MADVLEADFVIVGGGSSGCALAARLSADPACSVILLEAGDRDRSLYIHLPVTYYKTTGSAFSWGYETAPQKHQGDIRTPYTQARVIGGGSSINAQIYIRGNPQDFDGWRDDHGCTGWGYQDVLPYFVRAEGNQRLAGKTHGTDGPLLVSDPAYVHPLSYSWLQACQQAGLEPNEDFNSGTQAGCGLYQVTNRAGRRSSTANCYLRPALDRPNLRVITSVQARRVVFENRRAAGVEVDAKGGRRTVRARREVILTAGAIGTPKLLMLSGIGPAAELKAHGIEVVRDSPNVGRNLQDHLDIFMIYEVLRANSYDKYKKLHWQAWAGIQFGLFRSGPITSNVVEAGAFWWSGQREGLPDVQFHFLAGAGVEAGIPDVPGGAGCTLNAYLVRPKSRGSVTLRSAEPSDHPVIDPNFLDHPDDLEGTIASVRLGRKIMAQAAMQHHIAREHYPGTEIESEAELEAFVRAASRTGYHPSCTCRMGEDEAAVVDTGLRVRGVDGLRISDASVMPQLVSGNTNATTIMIAERAADMILGNRGLERGAA from the coding sequence ATGGCGGACGTGCTCGAGGCTGATTTCGTCATCGTCGGCGGCGGCAGTTCAGGGTGCGCTCTCGCGGCCCGCCTTAGCGCCGATCCGGCGTGCAGCGTCATCCTGCTCGAGGCCGGCGACCGGGACCGCAGCCTCTACATTCATCTGCCCGTGACCTACTACAAGACAACCGGCTCCGCCTTCTCCTGGGGCTACGAGACGGCACCACAAAAGCACCAGGGCGACATCCGCACGCCCTACACGCAGGCACGCGTTATCGGCGGCGGCAGTTCCATCAATGCGCAGATCTATATCCGCGGCAACCCGCAGGACTTTGACGGCTGGCGGGACGACCACGGCTGCACCGGCTGGGGATACCAGGACGTGCTGCCCTATTTCGTGCGGGCGGAAGGCAACCAGAGGCTCGCCGGCAAAACGCATGGAACCGACGGCCCGCTGCTCGTGTCGGACCCCGCCTATGTTCATCCGCTGTCCTATTCCTGGCTCCAGGCCTGTCAGCAGGCCGGCCTCGAACCGAATGAGGACTTCAATTCCGGCACACAGGCGGGTTGCGGCCTCTATCAGGTCACAAATCGTGCGGGCCGACGGTCGTCGACAGCGAACTGCTATCTTCGCCCCGCGCTCGATCGACCGAACCTGCGTGTCATCACCAGCGTGCAGGCACGGCGCGTGGTGTTCGAGAACCGCCGCGCCGCGGGCGTGGAGGTCGATGCCAAGGGGGGCCGGCGCACCGTGCGGGCCCGGCGCGAGGTAATCCTCACGGCTGGCGCCATTGGAACACCGAAGCTGCTGATGCTCTCTGGCATCGGACCGGCGGCGGAACTGAAAGCCCACGGCATCGAGGTCGTCCGTGACAGCCCCAACGTCGGCAGGAACCTCCAGGATCACCTCGACATTTTCATGATCTACGAGGTGCTGCGCGCCAACAGTTACGACAAGTACAAGAAGTTGCACTGGCAGGCATGGGCGGGCATACAGTTCGGCCTGTTCCGCTCCGGGCCGATCACCTCGAACGTGGTCGAGGCCGGGGCATTCTGGTGGAGCGGTCAGCGGGAAGGCCTTCCGGATGTGCAGTTCCACTTCCTGGCAGGCGCGGGGGTCGAGGCCGGTATTCCCGATGTGCCCGGGGGCGCAGGCTGCACGCTCAACGCCTATCTCGTGCGGCCGAAATCGCGCGGTTCCGTAACGCTCAGGTCAGCGGAACCCTCGGATCATCCGGTCATCGATCCGAACTTCCTCGACCACCCGGATGACCTTGAGGGAACCATCGCGAGTGTAAGGCTCGGCCGGAAGATCATGGCGCAGGCCGCCATGCAGCATCACATCGCACGAGAGCACTATCCGGGGACGGAGATCGAGAGCGAAGCCGAACTTGAGGCTTTCGTCAGGGCTGCCTCACGCACGGGCTATCACCCCTCCTGCACCTGCCGGATGGGCGAGGACGAAGCCGCCGTGGTGGACACGGGTTTGAGAGTCCGCGGAGTCGACGGCCTGCGCATTTCGGATGCATCCGTCATGCCCCAACTCGTATCGGGGAACACCAATGCCACCACGATCATGATCGCGGAACGCGCGGCCGACATGATCCTCGGCAACCGCGGGCTGGAGCGTGGCGCCGCCTAG
- a CDS encoding MFS transporter — protein MTSITSSRPAQRPVGQPPISGLRDQTLIALAVLNFFLADARDGLGPFLDAFLATNGWSPMQLGLIATVGGLVGLAVTPLCGALVDGSSWKRALIAGPVAMVTAGALITLIFTNEAVVWTGQIMTAVVGSVVGPALAGLTLGLVGERLFSKQIARNEFWNHGGNFASLFATYVAVSYFDISGVIGLMIFTAIGTLIAISAIDPNRIDHKVARGLAEDEGEPGPSGFNVLFQEKGLILLAIILLIFHFGNAPMGRLIAQDFAVELNSPFKTTAIITGVAQFAMILVAALAPWLIRRFGLSAVFLMALIALPIRGLLAASFEQFWVVYPVQMLDGIGAGLLGIVTPVAVERILKGTGRFNVGLASIMTVQGIGASLSNGVAGWLTTIGGFALSHLVGGGIAAIAIILFVMFRREIEPPPKSQPTVPHAFTI, from the coding sequence ATGACATCCATCACCTCCTCCCGGCCCGCTCAGCGCCCCGTCGGTCAGCCACCGATCAGTGGCCTGCGTGACCAGACGCTCATTGCGCTTGCCGTACTCAACTTCTTTCTTGCCGATGCACGCGATGGACTTGGCCCGTTCCTCGACGCGTTCCTGGCAACCAACGGGTGGTCGCCGATGCAGCTCGGCCTCATCGCAACGGTCGGCGGTCTGGTCGGTCTGGCGGTCACTCCTCTTTGCGGCGCGCTGGTCGATGGTTCCAGCTGGAAGCGTGCCTTGATTGCCGGCCCCGTGGCCATGGTCACCGCCGGTGCGCTGATCACCCTCATCTTCACCAACGAAGCGGTGGTGTGGACCGGCCAGATCATGACGGCGGTCGTCGGTTCGGTGGTCGGGCCAGCGCTGGCAGGTCTCACGCTGGGACTGGTGGGTGAAAGACTGTTCTCCAAGCAGATTGCCCGCAATGAGTTCTGGAACCACGGCGGCAACTTCGCCTCGCTCTTCGCCACCTATGTCGCGGTCTCCTATTTCGATATCTCCGGCGTCATCGGTCTGATGATTTTCACCGCTATCGGCACGCTGATCGCGATCTCCGCCATCGATCCAAACCGGATCGACCACAAGGTGGCACGCGGACTGGCCGAAGACGAGGGCGAACCCGGCCCTTCCGGCTTCAATGTCCTCTTTCAAGAGAAAGGTCTGATCCTGCTGGCGATCATTTTGCTGATCTTCCACTTCGGCAATGCCCCAATGGGGCGGCTGATCGCGCAGGATTTCGCCGTCGAACTGAATTCCCCCTTCAAGACGACGGCGATCATCACCGGCGTCGCCCAGTTCGCCATGATCTTAGTCGCAGCACTGGCCCCCTGGCTCATCCGCCGGTTCGGACTTTCGGCGGTATTTCTGATGGCGCTGATTGCCCTGCCCATACGCGGTCTGCTGGCCGCGTCTTTCGAGCAGTTCTGGGTGGTTTATCCGGTGCAGATGCTGGATGGTATCGGCGCGGGCCTTCTGGGCATCGTCACGCCCGTGGCCGTCGAGCGCATATTGAAGGGCACCGGTCGCTTCAATGTGGGGCTTGCCAGCATCATGACCGTCCAGGGCATCGGCGCATCCCTGAGCAACGGCGTGGCCGGGTGGCTGACGACGATAGGCGGATTTGCGCTGTCCCACCTGGTTGGCGGCGGCATTGCCGCTATCGCCATTATTCTCTTCGTCATGTTTCGTCGCGAGATAGAGCCGCCGCCAAAATCGCAACCGACGGTTCCGCACGCTTTCACGATCTGA